CATACGAAAAGGTTGCATTGAATCTTATGCTATGTGAGAAATGTAATGTGTTCCTCTCGAATTCTCGGAGGATAGGCCAATGCTTTGAAATTCTTGTGTTGATAAAGTTTACTCAGTAAAAGAAACACTCATCTATGCTTACTGTAATTTCATAGTTTCTCTAACTATGAAAGAATTTCTGTCTATGTCACACTTACCCACTCTATGCTCTGTCACCAACGAATTGCTTTATGATGAAATCACAAACAAAGGTTACATCATTGTTAGCTACTACTATCGTTTTTGAAAGCATCACCGAGAAAAAATTAATCTTCTATTATAAACAAGTAATGCAAAACACGGGGAGAGAAAATGATAGGTGGATGAAAGAGTGTCAATAAAGATGAAACTCCAGTCAAATAGAAGAATCAACATTTCGACAATGGAGTATCTCAAATTGGCAATTTGTTTATTATgcttattgttatttttttttttgtgacatTGTGTGGCATAGTGTGTAGATGGGAGAACTGAAAAAATTGGTTGAAGAGggtaaaatcaaatatataggTTTATCTGAGGCTTGCGCAGCAACAATCAGAAGGGCACACGCGGTGCATCCAATAACAGCTGTTCAGATGGAGTGGTCATTGTGGACCAGAGATCTTGAGGAAGAAATAGTTCCAACTTGCAGGTAATGTGTCTCTTAGAGTTCACTCTTTCAGATAGTATGAAGGTTCTTCTGAGTAAATGCCTTCTCCAGAGAATTAGGAATTGGAATTGTTCCGTATAGTCCTCTCGGACGAGGATTCTTCTCAGCAGGTCCAGAGTTGATTGAGAGCTTGGCCGAGGGAGACTTCCGCAAGGTTGGTCTAGTTGATTGCACTGTCTTCGATCTTGCATGATTTTCATTTGCAGTTAGCCATTTACCTCAATTAGCTGCATATCATACccatcattttccttttaaaccAAAATTCTGTAACATGTGTCATTGGCTTTTTGTGAAACTCTCAAAGCCTCTCCTTTGGAGAGCTCAACATTAGCATCAACGTTGTGACTTTCCTACTCAGAACCAACGGCTTGCTGATTAACTGAGCTCGACCAATCTACCAGTATTGATCTTGATGAGATTTCATTAGTATTGATGAATTAAGGTTACGAAACACATGCTACCTTACGAATAAGGCGATCTGAATACAAGATCAACGAGTCTTAACTTCTAGTGCAAATTCGGACATAAAAAAAACACTCTTTATATATTAACATGCTTAGAGTGTACAAAATATGTACTTCTATCCCACAAAGAATGGCGGGTCACAGTGTCATGGTCAATGCATccaaatttttggtatatctgAATCATAGAAACTTAACTAGAAATCACAATATTTATAATTAGCACGATACAAAAGTAGAGTTGTTTAAACGAAGTTgtcatcaaagaaaaaactgTTTCGGTTCATTGATACTGGGTAACTCTATCCATCAAGGCATAGACAGATGGAAAGAAATCACCTGgtcttttttatttgaacttgaacCTCATGGTTCTCAATCCAGTTTGCCAACTCATCCTTATCGCTCGAAATCTCTTCTGATACAGCACGTTATAATTAACATATAAAACAATACATATGATCGGGATGGCTGATGATCATTTGCTTTTTTTTCCCCAGAATATACCAAGGTTCAAGCCTGAAAATTTTGAGCACAACAAGCAAATATACGAGCAAGTCAAGGAAATAGCATCAAGAAAGGGATGCACCACATCACAACTTGCATTGGCTTGGATTCTTCACAAAGGAGATGACATATGCCCCATACCCGGTACCACCAAGATTGACAATCTCAACGAAAATGTCGAAGCCATATCTGTAAAGCTGACAATTGATGAAATGATGCAGTTAGAGTCCTGCGCTGCTGAAGATATGGTTAAAGGCGAAAGGCACGCATTCATGTGGGCAACTTGGATAAATTCGGAGACTCCACCATTGTCCTCCTGGATAGATGAATAATGGATACTTTGTCGTCTTGCTTTGGAAGAAGCCTCCGTTAAGGCCCAAGTCTAATTCGAAGTAAAGGCTGAACCCGGACTAATGTCAGTTCAGCATTTCTTTCTAGTAGGTGCAGCAGAGACTAGGATTTACAAATCTACAATGTTCTGGACATAAGTCAGTGTGCACACAATGTAGTTTGCTCGTAGTCTGAACTTATTTTGCTAGTGCATACCTTTATAGCTAAGTTTTACTTGTTTTTGCGATGAAAATTTATTGTTATCTCCTGTGTACGTACCTTTAATCCTTTGTGCGATAGAGTTCTTCCACACAAGACTCCTAAATCACTTCAAGTCTCGATTTTTCAATGTTATCGTATGGTTTAGAATTGCATATTCAAGTTGTACTTTTTCATGGCCGCTAAACACTCTATAAAGTAGAGCATTTATCCGGTTCTTCTCTATACTTGATTTACTTAAAACTTGGAGCATCTCAAAGTGATAAATCTTCCAGAGACTCGAATCTGTATCCTCGTAAATCTATGCTTTACTTTTTTCTGCCTGAGTTTTATAGATATGTATAGGTTCATGTTAACCAACCTGATTTGATGTAGGCTATCAAAGGAATAAGAGAGGAAGTACAAATAACTATCTAAGTTGTTATCCAAAAGTACTACTTGGTGACATTTTTCAAGAGTCGGAACAATATAGATAGCTTTTGTATCAAAACAACTTTCATTCAGTATTCTATTGATTGATATTAGGGAGGTATACTTGTATTCAGCCAGCTTTCAATTGTATACTTTATTGAATTTTGCAGGTGTAAGATGAAGGGAAACAACTATTATATTacaaaaaacaaagaagaagcaATGTATTGACAGGttgtaaaataataacaaaggcAACAAGAAAAGACCATCTAAAAGGATTTCAGCTCTAGGCGCAGAATACACTTGAGCACGATCATGAGCATGGCTGCAACAattatcaaattcaaatacatCCTCGTTAGTTTGAAATCAAGATGTAGCAATTAAGAGAAAGCAAGCATCAAATTAGAAGAAGGAATATATAGCATTGTTGTGAATCTGATGGAAGGGAATCCCACCATAAGGTTCTCCGCAAGTGTTGGTGGAAAGGCTTCCGTGTTTTGGATCCTACAGATGCAAACTTGGAAAGATCTTCAGTGAAACAGAAGCTCACTCGACGTTCCTTCCATTCAAAAGGTTGAAACTGGCTATGATGACCCTTCACTGCCAACATAAGCTTTTCTTCTCGACTCTTCTCCAAGCAAAAGTGAAGCACTAATCATGAACCTGACAGTATTTGACCTTACCATTATACCTTCTATTTGAAACCATTACCACGTTACTCTGAATGAGATCCATCAAGTAACCTTCAGCTGCCTCTTCCATCAATCTCCCAGATTCAATGCTCTGCACAAATCCTTCCGCAATCCATAGACTTATCAATTCAGACACTCGAATTATTGCATCCTCCTGAAACATCCCCATATAAAGAAGACAAGGCTTTAAACAGTCGGTTAAGTTATAGTAACTCAACTGCATAGTTGAAAGACTATATTCTTCCGACTCACAATCAAGGTGGTCAAATAAATCATCTTTCACCTCATTCCACCAAGATTCttccattttcctttttttgattATTCCAGCTACCAAGACAACCCCTAGGGGCAGTCCTTTGCATTTTTCTGCAACTGCTTGACTCACATCTTGTAGTTCAGGCGGGAAATCTTCCTGTTATGCgaaattcgagataatacgagaaaatataaacgcgaaaaacaaagacaacagatttacgtggttcaccaataaattggctacgtccacggggaagagggggagcagttttattatggagaggcaagaacagaattacaaaatagggtttgccatagcgtctatatatagtgctaagctacgccctaacaggcttgggcccaaaatacagaattgacagataattaaggacccaatacaacaacattgtataccggatccgattcaaggcattcaacacttccttttgaaaaacttttttCTGCAACAATTCACAACTCTCTTCTTTTGTGAGGAATGGAAGAGAATAAGGATCAGTATGGCAATTGACTTGTTCGCCCACTTTCTCAAGTCGAGTTGTTACTACTATTCTGCTTCTATTTCCGGAATCTGGAAAGGAAAGCCTTAAGTCATCCCATGCCATACAATCCCACATATCATCCAAGACAATGAGATATCTCTTGCCCATTAAGCTTTTCCTCAACTCATCAGCAAGGATATCATCCTCATATCCCTTGTCCTTGGAACCGGTAACTTGACTCAAAATCTCTTGTAATAGCTTTCTCCGGTTATATGTTTGGGAAACGATGCACCATGCTCGAACATCAAAATGAGAAACAATGTTGTCACTATTGTACACCTTTCTAGCAACTGTCGTTTTCCCTTGTCCCCCCATGCCTACAATTGGGATGACGTCTAGCTCATTTGTACCTCTAATCAGATACTGAAACATTTTTTCTATGTCATTCCCAAAACCCACTATATCCTCATCAGTCACTGGATTGATATGTCGAGTTGGAAAGTATTCAAATGGTGCTACCACATAGCAAGGCTTAAGAGCAATGTCCGCTGACCACATCTGAGTCACCTGCACATTAATTTGCTTGATTTCTTTTAAGATTGTTGGAAGTGAGCAAAAAATATGCCAAAAGACATTATACTGAGCAAGAATAGAGTCAATCGCAACTTCCGCTTCATATGCCCAATTGATAGTACGCCTGTGAAGATCTTGAAGAATTTCATGTTCATGGTGCACCTTGGCGACATCTCGTAAAATGGATGATAAAGATGACAGATCCTTCTCTAAAATGGATGTAAGAGCTGATAGCTCTTTCTCCAAATTCCCCAAAAGAGGTTTCATCAGGAAATCTAAACAAGATTTAGATTTCGACATCTCCTTCAGTTTCCTTAGAAGAGAATCCAGAAAGCTCCATCCACCAACAGTGGGGAATTGAGATGGAGTGAATTTTAAGGATTTATAGTACGTCTCCACTTGTGCCTTCAGATCTTTAGTTTTCTCCCATATCTGTATTGAGCAAAGACTTATTTTACTATTGTCATCTTTTTTTATAGAGCTAGGAAGAAGCTTTTGAATTACATATAGAACATCACCCGCTATAGCTCCAACCTTTTCCATAACTTCATTCAACCAGTTACCATTAATTACATGATTTGCGACATCAGCATCAAGGAAAACCAACAAGAACTCTATTGCTATATCAATATTTTGAGGAGAGTTATTATTAGGAAATTTCTCAAGCTTTTTGTTTCTAAGATACATCAATAGACTATGGAGATGATGAGAAAATCCTTTTGGTAATTTCTTGTCCTTGAAAGTTCTTGATTGAGTAAACTTGGAAGCATTTAGTTCACCGagaaaaaatttctttatttccaGCTCTACTAAGATAATCAAGAATAATAAGTAAGGAGGTCTATTCAAGATATCATCCTCATCCCCATCCCCATCCtcatcctcctcctcctcatcaTCAACCTTATCAACATCATCTACAAAATTAGAAACATCGTAACCTAAAATAGCAAGACAAAGTTGTCCCACGTTGTAAGCCATGAAATGCATTCGAGTCTCCAAACATTCCAACTTCTCATGGTTGACGTAAcctgttatgcggaatttgagataatacgagaaaatatataaacgcgaaaaacaagacaacagatttacgtggttcaccaataaattggctacgtccacggggaagagggagagcagttttattatggagaggcaagaacagaattacagaatagggtttgccatagcgtctatatatagtgctaacgagtccgattcaaggcattcaacataACCATTTATCTCTGTAACATATAAGTATCTCAAAAATCTCATTTTCTTTTGAACAATTTTAAGTTGCTTTATAAATCTGTGCATTTCAAGGCTTTCTTCTGGAGGGTCATACCTAGCCCTTTGCAGTAAAATCATCAGTACATCATTTAGATTCTTTCCAACACAATCCATATATTTCGACAGATCAGAATCATTCAACTCATGGTTGTAACTTAAACTGATTTTACCTTCAAAGAATTCCAACAAATGTAATTCTAACCTTGTTAAATTAAGGTTAGTTTTACATTCATCCGGAATTCCATCCAATACCCACTGAACCATTTTCGCAATCCATTTGTCCTTTTTGAGTTTGACGAAGGAATCAGGCAAAAGAACATGATGATACTTTAACACCATTTCAAGTTTCTCAATTCGATTAATCTTGACCCTATCCAGATTACCTCCACTCTTGATCCTTCTCAGGTGATCTAACATATCTTCAATTTCATTTTGAGCCATCCTCCGTACAAGACTTCCTGCAAGTGTACCAACTCTTGGAATTAGTTTCATTAAGAGCCACATTTTTATTCATCTAATCTTTTGAAAGATTATTTCATCTAACAAATTTTGCATACTTAAACCTTTTTCATATGATCTCAgactttttttcttgatttcagTTTTCGTCAACAAAGAAACTGGCTTCCTAATATAATAACTATTAGTTGAGTGGACCATCAAATTTTGTATCAATAGAAAAAAGTAATTCATGAAGAAGATGCTTACAGTTAAGTTAACAAGTGAAACCAACTTGAAACTTTTGTCTTCTCTTATGCCTGTTTATTATCTTCAATTTTCTGATTCatcaatcataattaaaattgaaagctGACTTCATCAAGAGAAGAAACAAACATTATGGGGTAAAAATGAGAGTAATAGTTCTCAGATTCGGATTTCAACAAAGATATGTTTTCCGAGTTCACGTATTAAGAGAAGTTAGAAAAAAAgtttaatgaaatgaaatggatgAAGGTTTGAATGTTTGAAGGAAGagctccctctctctctctaataATTCTTACAAGAGATGAATTGCAGTAGCAAGTTGCTTTTGGTGGTATCTGTAAAGTGGCTCAATAATACAACCATATTATTTGTCTTTTTCTCAAGGAAAATACTCACAAAATAAAAGGTTTatgactctataaatagagacatgtttcttctaacttaatcagcattcacaatgtagtcttaaaggcattgagagttttggttagaggtagactttgtgggtcacaagcttgatacgttatcacttgtgtgaacctcccatgtattcctagtgaattggttgaggttgtttctctctgtattttgtactctcatatttatagtggattgctcatctattttgtggacgtaggtcgattgaccgaaccacgttaaatttttatgtcttttggtatatttctcgttgtattcttactcgtggtctttcaaggtttgctttgctagcttccgcgtttacacctgcttattttttgTCCTAACAAAAATCCCTCGAATAATGAACTTTTATTCAGCATTTTGCTGATCTTTCACAATGAAAAATTTGATTAACAGGACAAGTGCGatataaaaattacaaatgTAGGGCCCCATTTGGATAATGCGATATAAATTCTTATTGATATGAAGTTGAAATTTTGATTGTATATGCAAATATAGATCACATTGATatcaaaagtcactcaattcTTATGCAATATTACTGAATGAGCAAATCATCGTTCAtgaacaaaatatcaaaatatcctAAAGCACCGCATTGATAAATCACATTTATTCATGATATACATAGGTAAGAAGGGAAAAATAGATTTTATGGCTCAATACTAACGTTAAATTAATTAGATGACTTGTTTCACAGAAAATTGATCAGTTCGATAGATAAAACACATGAAATCCTTGTAGAGTAGAGTTAGATTTCAAATTGTAAATGATTGTTTCCCTAGAAGAACATAACAGAAAACAAGAAAATCTCTTATCTACTCATGttacataaaaatgaaatagagaaAGTAGTTGTACAACATCATCAATTAGCTTTTATGATCTTCAAGcaaaataaactcaaaaataaattaaaactgtAAATGTTAgatgaaaaaagaaaactagAAATAATCCAAAACAATCATATACGTAGTCTTCTAActggaaaagggaaagaaaaaaaaaacaaagagagttcactttttatctttaaaaagctAGTATGAAATTTACTTCCATATGTACAAATTTTGTGTTTCTAAGAAGCAAAATAATGGTGACAAAAATCCTTTTAAGTCAATCATCAGCTAAAGTGCTTCCTCCCATTTTGTTATTGACTTGATTTCCTACATCCACATTTGCAGTTTTCAAGTTCTGTATTCAGATTCTGCATAAGAAtaagaaaacatgaaaaatatatttcgaCTATTTCAATCACACAGCTATAAAGGTGGGGCtagaaaatttatcaatttttatttgcAAAACATATTAGACATCATTTATCCCAAATACATTAAGGTTAAATTGTTCGGTTTGGTGTAAACTCATGTGAGAATATAAGATGTGTTGCTCGGGCCAAAATTGTTGTACTAATGTTTGATCATAGCTTTTGGAGGATCTAATCCAACACACTGGCTGTATCTTTGAAGAGTCCGAGGAACATAGAGTATAAGTAATTTAGGTAAAGCTGCAAAGCAGTAAGGTTGATCATTTTGATCACTCACCTGAACCTGATCTTGAAGGGTTCGAATATGCTGCACTGCTAGATCCAGCATGTCAGCGTAGCTCGTTTGCTGCGAAAACAAACAagaaattgttgttaatattgGAGTGTAGCTCGTTTGCTGCGATAAAATTTGCAGCTAAAACATGTTCCAATAAGCTCCAATTGAGAAAATATTGTGGAGTGGAAGCAAACTATACCTTGTCCATGTTTGGAACAAGATCTTGCAACTTCTTTAGTTTCCCACTAATTCTGGTTCTTCTCTCCTGCATAAGATGagaaaagaaaacaacattCATTATTGTGTATTAGTAAAAGCAAAACATAGCTATGATGATCCAAATTTTGAGGAAAAGTATTTCAAATGCCACAACTACTACATGTTGACAATTAAATCTATTGTTACATAATAGCAAAGTTGGCATTTAAAATCAGTGGCTGGAAGAGTTTCATCAGCTTCAGATAGTATCTTGAAATTCATTCTCAATCGAAGCCATATCAAATGAAATGAAGCAAgggaaaaataaattgataaagttcaattggatttttattttttttgttcattataAGGGCCAAGTAAAGGAATGGCTTAAGAAATATGAAGATCACCCTTTCTGCAATGCTGCGAGGATGAGTAGCACAACCACGCTTGGCACGAATTTTGCAAGGAACAGAATCCTCGGGGATGTGCAGCAATCTATCCATAGATGCTATTTCTAGAGCTGTCTGAGACAAGCCAAACTGAAACTGAAAATGGTTCAAAAATCGAAAGCATCAGTTCATCCTCCCACAAGTAATAAAAATGCagttttcatcaatttttgtgTATGTTACACACGAGAAACATGATTGAGTATGCCAACATGGATTATTTTGTCTGTTTTATTTTACATACTTCTGcagaaagaaaagaaacacaTATACAGAATGTAGTTGTAAGGTTGTTAAGGGGAAAAATGTAAAGGAAGTATATCTATCGCCGTTTACATGTTGAAAACACAGATGTCAAACGGTGAAGGTTTATGTGTTTTCTGATAGTGACCATCAAGTTCATATTAGCtggaagaaagaagaaaggtAGGGAATTAGAGACAAAAGAATGCAAGCAAAAACCAAATCATCAACTTTTTGAAAGATTTCAAATAGCGTGTTGAAGGAGAAAAAACAGATTTTGAATCAGTTGTAAGATCACCAAATCAAAGCACATGACATTTTTTCATCTAGAAGGCTAACATCATTAAAATTACATCTCACTTTTTTCACATAAATATTGTTAACGTTAGGCATATCACATGCACAACTCTAGAATTCAGGATAAAGAAAACATGACCCTTAAACACTCACAACTAAAAATACAATTTCATCAGAGAAACATACTTCCACAAAGTTACAATTATATTACCTGAGTTTCCCCGTCATCGAGCCCATTGACAATGTCATTGCTAATCTGCTTGGATCGTTTGCTAGGTGTGACAGAGAACATTATAGAGTTGTTATCTTCCCAAGAACCCATCGCGAAACTACTTGCACTGGCATAAGAATGTGTTGACTTTCTGTGGCCATTGGCTATACTGGTCCCTTCAATATCCTCATTTTCCTCTGCTATTTGAGAAAGAGCTTCTTGCCTTGTGAAGCTAAGCTGAGAGTTCAGCCTTGTTATTCCCCGGCCACTATCTCCACCGCCTTTTGGGTTATAGCTTCCTCTCCCCATTGAAACTGAAAATCCTAACGTCAAGTCAAACTTGAATGTTATTACGAGTTATGGTAACGAGTTCTTTTTACCAAATTAAAACCTTTACAACATATTAGATATGAATCTTTTCGTGAGTGTGACTCAAAATGTCATCTCAAAAGCTGATAGTTCTGGTGTGACCCTTGTAGTCTCCATGGAAAAGTATTTGGTCTCATTTGGCTCTATATATTAAGGTCTTCTTTGACAAAATTAAAGTATATTACAGACATAACATAAAAGAGATCCTCTTTTCCACATCAAATTGTTAGACTTCCATTTGATATCTAATTTGAAGTCTTTGTTTGACAAGGTATGAATATTACTACTCAAACAAAAGATAAAACCAACGACAATAAGATGTACACACACCTTATCCTACCTTGTGGGGTAGAGACATTGTTTCTGGTAAAGCCTCAACTCAAAACTAACTGATCTACTAAAGCTCCATTTCATGGGATATATGGGGGGAAATATCACCTAGTGTTTTCTCTTTGTTAGGAACTGAACCTAGGACCTTATAATGCTTAAACCTCCTTCATATGAACAGTAAACGAAAAAGTCcttgatttaaatatttttaaaataagtcattatttaaattttatcactATTTTCACAAGTTGTGAAAATATAGCCTTTGAAACTAATAAAACATTGAAGTTTGTTTATTGTCTACAAAATTTAAGATGATAAGCAAAgcatttaatttcttatatggAGAATCATAAATTacaagaacaaataaaaacaggATCATCTGCTAACAGTCGACTGTAAAAGTTTCAGAAAATATCTTAGAAGGGGAGAAAATGGAGTCTGGCGAAAAGAACATCAATTATTGTAGAACTAGTAAAGCACTCAAAAAACATTGGGCTGGTTTTAGGTGGCGgctaagataataataataataataataataatggatAGAGCAAGTGGGAATAACGGGTCAGTTAAATACCCATGCACGTGATAACTGACCAGTCATGGAATTTTAGGAGCTGTTTGGTGAATGCATCTTGAcctcaaaataagtaaaaatggATTCAAAGAATCGTAGGCACAATCACCATCAATTAAATAAAGGGACAAAACTCCTTCGCTTTcctttattcattattttattggcTAGTTGCTACTTTTActagaattttatattttatataatgtcaACTTGCTATATTTGAAAGTTTGGACCCCACAAAAGAAATGCTCACTTCCTCCAATAAGGAGCTTCTTACTAAGATTATGATTAaggaaacaacaaaataatactcTAATATCTATATTGCTCGTTGGGCCCAAGTGACAACTTGTTCtataaaatcaattaataattcGAAACTTATATCTCTACTCGTATAATTTACAGAGACCACAAAATACTTTTTGGCCCCTAAAAGTTTTTCAATTCTTTCTATTACATTACtacataattatacaatattctgtttcaaatattttttgacaATCTTACTTCAAATAACTTTTTCTTAGCCTAAAGTTTCATCACCTCGTAAAGAAGTACATATTGTCCTCCCTATATTCTATTTGTGATATTACAcatatatgt
The nucleotide sequence above comes from Solanum pennellii chromosome 9, SPENNV200. Encoded proteins:
- the LOC107030530 gene encoding transcription factor bHLH128-like isoform X1, with the protein product MYPSSTSSSSQGSMSHTSTTAGGAGGGLTRYGSAPGSFLTTAVEAVVNGNHEFASHGSHHSHLGPSRFFQSNLASTSLNSESTSKAKEQSNLQRSIGFNDLTIGGGGGVLPTTSTTPLVRHSSSPARFLNQLATAAGDTGFSVSMGRGSYNPKGGGDSGRGITRLNSQLSFTRQEALSQIAEENEDIEGTSIANGHRKSTHSYASASSFAMGSWEDNNSIMFSVTPSKRSKQISNDIVNGLDDGETQFQFGLSQTALEIASMDRLLHIPEDSVPCKIRAKRGCATHPRSIAERERRTRISGKLKKLQDLVPNMDKQTSYADMLDLAVQHIRTLQDQVQNLNTELENCKCGCRKSSQ
- the LOC107030530 gene encoding transcription factor bHLH128-like isoform X2; translation: MYPSSTSSSSQGSMSHTSTTAGGAGGGLTRYGSAPGSFLTTAVEAVVNGNHEFASHGSHHSHLGPSRFFQSNLASTSLNSESTSKAKEQSNLQRSIGFNDLTIGGGGGVLPTTSTTPLVRHSSSPARFLNQLATAAGDTVSMGRGSYNPKGGGDSGRGITRLNSQLSFTRQEALSQIAEENEDIEGTSIANGHRKSTHSYASASSFAMGSWEDNNSIMFSVTPSKRSKQISNDIVNGLDDGETQFQFGLSQTALEIASMDRLLHIPEDSVPCKIRAKRGCATHPRSIAERERRTRISGKLKKLQDLVPNMDKQTSYADMLDLAVQHIRTLQDQVQNLNTELENCKCGCRKSSQ
- the LOC107030525 gene encoding auxin-induced protein PCNT115, with protein sequence METPGSEVPRVKLGSQGLEVSRIGLGCRGMSPNHGPPKPEPEMIKLIQHAIDRGVTFLDTSDQYGPHINELLIGKAIKGMREKVQIASKFGISLKEGKMDICGEPEYVRACCEASLKRLDIDCIDLYYVHRIDIRVPIEITMGELKKLVEEGKIKYIGLSEACAATIRRAHAVHPITAVQMEWSLWTRDLEEEIVPTCRELGIGIVPYSPLGRGFFSAGPELIESLAEGDFRKNIPRFKPENFEHNKQIYEQVKEIASRKGCTTSQLALAWILHKGDDICPIPGTTKIDNLNENVEAISVKLTIDEMMQLESCAAEDMVKGERHAFMWATWINSETPPLSSWIDE